The following coding sequences are from one Desulfonatronum thioautotrophicum window:
- a CDS encoding tautomerase family protein has protein sequence MPIIQCDIRAGRTPEQKEALAREITRVVHETIDAPLEYIYVLIRETPGAHHIKAGEPLPEFQQPD, from the coding sequence ATGCCTATCATTCAATGTGACATCCGAGCCGGCCGCACACCGGAGCAGAAAGAGGCGCTGGCTCGGGAAATCACCCGTGTGGTCCACGAAACCATTGATGCGCCTTTGGAATACATCTATGTGCTGATCCGGGAAACACCTGGGGCGCATCACATCAAGGCGGGTGAACCACTTCCTGAGTTTCAGCAACCCGATTGA
- a CDS encoding NAD(P)/FAD-dependent oxidoreductase: MTRHKIAVVGAGAAGIVAAHYLSRVHEVLLFEAAPQLGGHVQTFMVPDTHPDTAPNIATDTAPDTAGDGKSNTLPVDMGFIVFNDRTYPNFRRFIAELGVQAAATEMSFSYSEPASGFAYAGTSLSGLFARRANLIDPAFWRMLLALRRFCRTITQDLEQNRLGEETLGAYLQAGSYPNILFRRYLEPMVRAIWSAESRDARTFPIRRFARFFANHGLLSIRGGPQWLYLPGGSHTYVQAFARAFSGTVHLNSPVQAVTRTEHGATLRVNGSECTVDAVVLACHADTTLSLLTDADDQERECLSPWRYVANDVVLHTDATFLPPNRKAWACWNVIADTAATAPHMPSDDRVHVHYWMNRLQNLAAQNTHVVTLNPRRPIPQGHENHRMELHHPQFSLQALRMQSHFPELQGRRGTYFCGSYHGNGFHEDAAASGVRVAQALGIEA; this comes from the coding sequence ATGACCCGACACAAAATCGCCGTTGTCGGTGCTGGAGCAGCCGGCATCGTTGCGGCCCACTACCTCAGCCGCGTGCATGAAGTTCTGCTTTTTGAAGCAGCTCCCCAACTCGGTGGGCATGTCCAGACCTTCATGGTCCCTGATACACATCCAGATACGGCCCCAAATATAGCCACAGATACGGCTCCAGATACGGCAGGCGACGGCAAGAGCAATACCCTGCCCGTAGATATGGGCTTTATCGTATTCAACGACCGCACCTATCCAAATTTTCGCCGCTTCATCGCGGAACTTGGCGTTCAGGCCGCTGCCACGGAAATGTCCTTTTCCTACAGCGAGCCCGCATCCGGCTTTGCCTATGCCGGGACCAGTCTATCCGGACTCTTTGCCCGCCGCGCCAACCTGATCGACCCGGCATTCTGGCGAATGCTCCTGGCCCTGCGCCGTTTCTGCCGCACCATCACCCAGGATCTGGAGCAGAACCGGCTGGGCGAGGAAACCCTGGGTGCCTACCTCCAGGCCGGCTCATACCCGAACATCCTTTTTCGCCGCTATCTCGAGCCCATGGTCCGGGCCATCTGGTCTGCTGAAAGCCGCGACGCCCGGACTTTTCCCATCCGGCGTTTCGCCCGTTTCTTCGCCAACCACGGCCTGCTGAGTATTCGCGGCGGCCCGCAATGGCTGTATCTGCCCGGAGGCAGCCACACCTACGTCCAGGCCTTTGCCCGCGCCTTCTCCGGGACCGTCCACCTGAACAGCCCGGTCCAGGCCGTAACCCGAACCGAGCATGGAGCGACCCTGCGCGTCAACGGTTCAGAATGCACCGTGGACGCTGTGGTCCTGGCCTGCCATGCGGATACCACCCTGAGTCTGCTTACGGACGCCGACGACCAGGAACGCGAATGTCTCAGCCCCTGGCGCTACGTGGCCAATGACGTCGTCTTGCACACGGACGCGACCTTTCTGCCGCCCAATCGCAAAGCCTGGGCCTGCTGGAACGTGATCGCGGACACGGCGGCCACGGCACCCCATATGCCATCAGACGACCGGGTCCATGTTCACTACTGGATGAACCGTTTGCAGAACCTGGCAGCGCAAAACACCCATGTGGTCACCTTGAACCCCCGGCGACCGATCCCCCAGGGCCATGAGAACCACCGCATGGAACTGCATCACCCCCAGTTTTCCCTGCAGGCACTGCGTATGCAGTCCCACTTCCCGGAACTGCAGGGTCGACGGGGGACCTATTTCTGCGGCAGCTATCACGGCAACGGCTTTCACGAAGACGCTGCCGCATCCGGCGTGCGCGTGGCTCAGGCCCTGGGAATCGAGGCATGA
- a CDS encoding ADP-ribosylglycohydrolase family protein: MLKHTPEIRSRLSGALYGSLIADALAMPTHWYYDQLSLHVDYGLVRDYKQPHNPHPDSILWRSRYRPPSPEADILHNQAMFWGERGVHYHQFLRAGENTLNLKLTRLLMEHLLESDKYEPNRYQERYITFMTTPGSHNDTYIEECHREFFKAWVLRKREEPAEVPEEKHIGGLCLPIPILLFFQNQPDKAFQFGLHHLEMTHPGPLMRDAFTAFALVLQLVLDGMDIRQALEQEFPEQPHFFTNHAFDDLSERDDKDVALNIFSTACYVQKSLPLTFYLAWKYQDDPEQALIVNTALGGDNCHRGALLGALLGAMHGERAWPERWIDGLLDPPQRFLSRLTDDTRIHV, translated from the coding sequence ATGCTCAAGCATACACCGGAAATCCGTTCGCGCCTCTCCGGCGCTCTTTACGGCTCATTGATAGCGGATGCCTTGGCCATGCCCACACACTGGTACTATGATCAACTTTCCTTGCATGTGGACTACGGCTTGGTCCGAGACTACAAGCAGCCCCATAACCCGCACCCGGACAGCATTCTGTGGCGTTCCCGCTACCGTCCGCCAAGCCCGGAAGCGGATATTTTGCACAATCAAGCCATGTTCTGGGGGGAGCGAGGGGTCCATTACCATCAGTTTCTCCGGGCTGGAGAAAATACCTTGAATCTGAAACTTACGCGACTGCTCATGGAGCACCTCCTGGAGTCGGATAAGTATGAGCCAAACCGCTACCAGGAGCGATATATCACCTTTATGACCACCCCAGGCTCCCACAACGACACATACATCGAAGAATGCCACAGGGAATTCTTCAAAGCCTGGGTCCTACGCAAGAGAGAAGAACCTGCCGAAGTTCCGGAGGAAAAACATATTGGCGGGCTCTGTCTACCAATCCCGATCTTGCTCTTTTTCCAAAATCAGCCGGACAAAGCCTTCCAGTTCGGACTGCATCATCTGGAAATGACGCACCCGGGGCCGCTGATGCGTGACGCCTTCACGGCCTTTGCCTTGGTCCTGCAGTTGGTTCTGGACGGCATGGACATCCGCCAAGCCCTGGAGCAGGAATTCCCGGAACAGCCGCACTTCTTCACCAACCACGCTTTTGATGACCTTTCTGAACGTGACGACAAGGACGTGGCGCTGAACATCTTCAGCACGGCCTGCTATGTTCAGAAATCCCTTCCACTGACCTTTTATCTGGCCTGGAAGTACCAGGATGATCCGGAACAGGCGCTGATCGTGAACACCGCTCTTGGTGGCGACAATTGCCACCGGGGCGCGCTGCTCGGGGCCCTCTTGGGGGCAATGCACGGGGAACGAGCTTGGCCGGAACGGTGGATCGACGGATTGCTTGACCCACCGCAACGTTTTTTGAGCCGTCTGACCGACGACACCCGCATCCACGTCTAA
- a CDS encoding SAM-dependent methyltransferase, which translates to MQNLISLAEHGRLPDALIRLGIRQRHAEVLRGQRGPDAVTELERKRNFMQAMNAAPVALVPEAANDQHYEVPPDFFRLMLGPAMKYSCCLFPDQDATMSDIAGAEKVMLELMVGRAGLEDGMDVLELGCGWGSLSLWLARRHPNSRITAVSNAQNQIDFINTTARDSGLTNLQALRADMNHFQPDGRFNRIVSVEMFEHMRNWGLLLQRIAGWLHPDGAFFLHIFSHEQYAYLFDQGSDDWMGRHFFSGGMMPSDDLLLYFQEHLLVRDHWRINGRHYARTLETWLEQLDTRRDAVLHVLHGALPATNEDSAEVALQRWRIFLMACAELFAWNRGNSWFVSHYLLTPRPTAR; encoded by the coding sequence ATGCAGAACCTGATTTCCCTGGCCGAACACGGCCGCTTGCCCGATGCGTTGATTCGCCTGGGCATACGTCAGCGCCATGCCGAAGTGTTGCGCGGACAACGCGGGCCTGATGCCGTCACCGAGCTGGAGCGCAAAAGGAATTTTATGCAGGCCATGAATGCCGCGCCTGTCGCCCTGGTGCCGGAGGCGGCCAATGACCAGCATTACGAAGTCCCACCGGATTTCTTCCGGCTGATGCTTGGGCCGGCCATGAAATACAGTTGCTGCCTCTTTCCGGATCAGGATGCCACGATGTCGGATATTGCCGGAGCTGAAAAGGTCATGCTGGAACTGATGGTTGGCCGGGCGGGCTTGGAGGACGGCATGGATGTACTGGAGCTGGGCTGCGGATGGGGTTCCCTCTCACTCTGGCTGGCCCGCCGGCATCCCAACTCCCGAATTACAGCGGTCTCCAACGCCCAGAACCAGATCGACTTCATCAACACTACGGCTCGTGACTCCGGCCTGACCAACCTGCAAGCCCTGCGCGCGGACATGAATCATTTTCAGCCGGATGGCCGATTCAACCGGATCGTCAGCGTGGAGATGTTCGAGCACATGCGCAACTGGGGACTGCTATTGCAACGGATCGCCGGCTGGCTTCATCCGGATGGGGCCTTTTTCCTGCACATTTTCAGCCACGAGCAATACGCTTATCTCTTTGACCAGGGATCGGATGACTGGATGGGCCGCCATTTCTTCTCCGGCGGAATGATGCCCTCGGACGACCTGCTGCTCTATTTTCAGGAACACTTGCTCGTCCGGGACCATTGGCGGATCAATGGCCGCCATTATGCCCGCACCCTGGAAACCTGGCTGGAACAGCTGGACACCCGGCGTGATGCGGTCTTGCATGTTCTGCATGGTGCCCTGCCGGCTACCAACGAAGATTCGGCTGAAGTCGCCTTGCAGCGCTGGCGGATCTTTCTGATGGCCTGCGCCGAACTGTTCGCCTGGAACCGGGGCAACTCCTGGTTTGTATCCCATTATCTGCTCACCCCGAGACCCACCGCCCGATGA
- the secF gene encoding protein translocase subunit SecF: MGLQIIRPDTRINFLKLRYGAFLISALLILAGLTSLVVKGGPQLGIDFSGGMIIQIKFDQQVELPRVQEALQGTDLPGLGVQQFGGAQDNEVLVRTSATDVASDVVRRNVQGNLEQHLANVGFEIQRLEMVGPRVGADLRAQAMEALFYAILLIAIYISGRFEQRWFPAVVMAAGLAGGIALLRWLGLPLELLVIAALLITIGLCWKLKLSYALGAVVALVHDVFITFGLFSVLNKDLDLAIIAAFLTIIGYSLNDTIIVYDRIRENIRNNVDMTLPKVINLSINQTLSRTIITSGTTLIVVLCLVLLGGGVIHDFALALLIGISVGTFSSIFIASPILLGLSKIADVDLEAEANRDSEPATV; the protein is encoded by the coding sequence ATGGGACTGCAAATCATTCGTCCGGATACCCGGATCAATTTTTTGAAATTGCGCTACGGGGCGTTTCTGATATCCGCCCTGTTGATCCTGGCCGGCTTGACCTCCCTGGTGGTCAAGGGCGGTCCCCAGTTGGGCATCGATTTTTCCGGTGGGATGATCATCCAAATCAAGTTCGACCAGCAGGTGGAACTCCCTCGCGTCCAGGAAGCCCTTCAGGGAACCGACCTTCCTGGCCTGGGTGTCCAACAATTCGGTGGCGCCCAGGATAACGAAGTTCTTGTTCGCACTTCGGCCACGGACGTGGCATCAGACGTGGTGCGCCGCAATGTGCAAGGCAACCTGGAGCAGCATTTGGCCAATGTCGGATTTGAAATCCAACGCCTGGAAATGGTTGGCCCACGGGTCGGAGCTGACCTGCGCGCCCAGGCAATGGAAGCGCTGTTCTACGCCATCTTGCTCATCGCGATCTACATTTCCGGCAGATTCGAGCAGCGTTGGTTCCCGGCCGTGGTCATGGCCGCCGGGCTTGCCGGGGGTATCGCATTATTGCGCTGGCTGGGCCTGCCTCTGGAACTTTTGGTTATCGCCGCCCTGCTCATCACCATTGGCTTATGTTGGAAGCTCAAGCTTTCCTATGCCCTGGGAGCGGTGGTTGCCCTGGTTCATGACGTGTTCATCACCTTCGGGCTGTTTTCCGTGCTGAACAAAGACCTGGACTTGGCCATTATTGCCGCCTTTTTAACCATTATCGGCTACTCTCTCAATGACACGATTATTGTCTACGATCGCATCCGGGAGAATATCCGAAACAATGTCGACATGACCCTGCCCAAGGTTATCAATCTCAGCATCAATCAAACCTTGAGCCGGACCATCATTACCTCAGGAACTACTCTCATTGTCGTTCTTTGCCTGGTTCTTTTAGGCGGTGGAGTCATCCACGACTTTGCGCTGGCCCTGCTTATCGGTATTTCCGTAGGCACCTTTTCCTCCATCTTCATCGCCAGCCCGATTCTCCTGGGGCTGTCCAAGATTGCCGACGTGGATCTTGAAGCTGAAGCCAACCGGGACTCGGAACCTGCAACCGTATAA
- a CDS encoding DUF2237 family protein gives MTPAMNVLGHPLQVCGTLPRTGFFRDGYCHTGPSDTGSHVVCAQVTSEFLAFTKSQGNDLSTPALEFGFPGLQPGDHWCLCALRWKEALLAGVAPPVFLAATHEAVLHYVSLKDLLNHALDRPESPASS, from the coding sequence ATGACTCCAGCCATGAACGTCCTCGGCCACCCATTGCAGGTCTGCGGCACCTTGCCGCGTACGGGTTTTTTCCGTGACGGATATTGCCATACCGGACCATCCGATACTGGCAGCCATGTTGTTTGCGCCCAAGTAACCTCGGAATTCCTCGCATTCACTAAATCCCAGGGCAATGATCTGTCCACTCCGGCTCTGGAGTTCGGCTTTCCAGGCTTGCAGCCCGGCGATCATTGGTGTCTCTGTGCCCTGCGCTGGAAGGAGGCACTGCTTGCCGGTGTTGCCCCACCGGTATTTCTTGCCGCGACCCACGAAGCCGTCCTGCACTACGTGTCACTCAAGGACCTGCTCAACCACGCCCTGGATCGCCCTGAATCTCCAGCTTCTTCTTGA
- a CDS encoding MFS transporter has product MTSPDHRLPRCTILAYAIPGVMLSMAGVPLFVYLPKFYTDTLGAGAGIVGLFIFGARILDGLADPLIGRLSDRTSTRWGRRRPYLVFASPFLGLCLLALYAPPELTPHQAGIWFGLLLLLLSVTWTLVNVPWEALGPELTGDYHQRNTLFAWRDGLWITGIFGAVTLPLALSLLLDLPETPTGERQKFLGYALVVAPATVLLCWLCATLIRERRPTATSPLEHGTSASPRHVAFRQGLSLLWRNKPFRILTAAFAVAAIGANLPATLILYYVEHVLQDTQAEIYLLLYFLAGIACLPLWVRIAARWGKKPTWMAAMAVNAGAFFGVFFLGPGQSTAFALLAAISGIGFGAGMALPSSMQADVIDYDQLLSGRRREGAFIGLWSIIKKTSSALGLGIALPLLALAGYQPGTEQSESVVVLLRFLYAGLPCICTLAALLIIARYPLDADEHARIREMLAESGARGVGESSPRSA; this is encoded by the coding sequence GTGACCAGTCCGGACCATCGACTGCCCCGCTGTACCATCCTGGCCTACGCCATACCTGGGGTGATGCTCTCCATGGCCGGGGTTCCGCTGTTCGTCTATCTGCCGAAATTCTACACGGACACCCTTGGTGCAGGAGCGGGCATTGTCGGGCTGTTCATCTTCGGGGCCCGAATTCTGGATGGCCTGGCCGATCCCCTTATTGGCCGACTGTCTGACCGCACCAGCACCCGCTGGGGGCGCCGTCGACCTTACCTCGTTTTCGCCTCCCCATTTCTGGGCCTTTGCCTTTTGGCCCTCTACGCACCGCCGGAACTCACGCCCCACCAGGCCGGAATCTGGTTCGGACTGCTGCTTTTGCTGCTCTCCGTGACCTGGACACTGGTCAATGTGCCCTGGGAAGCCCTGGGCCCGGAACTGACCGGGGACTACCATCAACGGAACACCCTTTTCGCCTGGCGGGACGGCTTATGGATCACGGGAATATTCGGAGCCGTTACGCTCCCGCTGGCACTTTCATTGCTTCTCGACCTTCCTGAGACACCCACCGGCGAGCGCCAAAAGTTTCTGGGTTATGCCCTGGTCGTTGCTCCTGCAACGGTTCTCCTCTGTTGGCTATGCGCCACGCTGATCCGCGAGCGACGTCCCACGGCCACTTCTCCCTTGGAACACGGCACCAGCGCAAGTCCCAGACACGTTGCATTTCGCCAGGGACTTTCATTGCTATGGCGCAACAAGCCATTTCGAATTCTGACCGCGGCCTTTGCCGTCGCCGCCATCGGCGCCAATCTTCCAGCCACCTTGATCCTCTATTACGTCGAACACGTGCTTCAGGATACCCAGGCTGAGATCTACCTGCTGCTCTACTTTCTGGCCGGTATCGCCTGCCTGCCCCTTTGGGTCAGGATCGCGGCACGGTGGGGCAAGAAACCAACCTGGATGGCGGCCATGGCCGTGAATGCCGGAGCTTTTTTCGGAGTCTTTTTTCTTGGCCCGGGCCAAAGCACGGCCTTTGCCCTGCTGGCTGCCATTTCCGGCATTGGATTTGGGGCTGGAATGGCCTTGCCCTCTTCCATGCAGGCGGACGTCATCGACTATGACCAGCTGCTCTCCGGTCGGCGGCGCGAGGGAGCCTTCATCGGGTTATGGTCGATCATCAAGAAAACCTCCTCGGCCCTGGGGCTGGGAATAGCTTTGCCCCTGCTCGCCCTTGCCGGATACCAGCCGGGCACGGAACAATCTGAATCCGTGGTGGTGCTGCTCCGGTTTCTCTATGCCGGACTGCCCTGCATCTGCACCCTGGCCGCGCTACTGATCATTGCCAGGTATCCGTTAGACGCTGATGAACACGCCCGCATCCGGGAGATGCTGGCTGAATCAGGTGCTCGAGGGGTAGGGGAATCCAGCCCCAGATCGGCTTGA
- a CDS encoding DUF1295 domain-containing protein yields the protein MSLSTVLCTSFQYILLLMIVAWIVSMVRGKACVVDSFWGLGFIIAAWTAYIHGPGTSRGLLVALLVTIWALRLMAHVTQRNWGKPEDRRYQAMRDYHGPRFWLISLFTVFLLQAVILWVVSLGPQLAQLAPRPEHLTWLDGLGVLIFAVGLTFEAVGDWQMERFKQDPNNVDKVMDQGLWAYTRHPNYFGESLVWWGIFCIALATPYWWAAWISPVLITLMLLKVSGVAMLEKDIADRRPGYAVYKRKVNAFIPGLPSKW from the coding sequence ATGTCCCTGTCCACCGTTCTCTGCACAAGTTTTCAGTACATTCTCCTGCTGATGATCGTGGCCTGGATCGTTTCCATGGTTCGCGGCAAGGCCTGCGTTGTCGACTCCTTTTGGGGACTGGGCTTTATTATTGCCGCTTGGACCGCCTATATCCATGGTCCAGGCACCTCACGCGGCCTGCTGGTCGCCCTCCTCGTCACCATCTGGGCTCTCCGATTGATGGCCCACGTCACCCAGCGCAACTGGGGCAAGCCCGAAGATCGTCGCTACCAGGCCATGCGCGACTACCACGGTCCACGGTTCTGGTTGATCAGCCTGTTTACCGTCTTTCTGCTTCAGGCCGTCATCCTCTGGGTCGTGTCCCTGGGCCCGCAACTTGCCCAGCTCGCACCTCGGCCGGAGCACCTGACCTGGCTGGATGGTCTGGGTGTCCTCATTTTTGCCGTTGGCCTCACCTTTGAGGCGGTCGGCGACTGGCAGATGGAGCGGTTCAAGCAAGATCCGAACAACGTCGACAAGGTCATGGATCAGGGACTCTGGGCCTATACCCGACACCCCAATTACTTCGGAGAAAGTCTGGTCTGGTGGGGAATTTTCTGCATTGCTCTGGCCACGCCTTACTGGTGGGCGGCCTGGATCAGCCCGGTGCTGATCACCCTGATGTTGCTCAAGGTTTCCGGCGTGGCCATGCTGGAAAAAGATATCGCCGACCGTCGCCCCGGCTACGCGGTCTACAAACGCAAGGTCAACGCTTTTATTCCTGGGTTGCCCTCGAAGTGGTGA
- a CDS encoding DUF1365 family protein, giving the protein MNSRIIPATVAHKRLAPKNHAFEYTYLCMLLDVDELDELDRSSRLFGLNRSRVVAVHNTDYLTAGSDSIRSKLSAFLAANHLEISLPRCRIMLLTAARIFGHVFNPVSFYFCFNPDGNLELCIVEVNNTFGEKHVYLLSRSDEAGGFPATYRSAKAFHVSPFFNMDGEYVFRFGDIREELNISVTLLHQGRPVLEAGLRQRAPARELTDAALLAAWIRHPLAPNLTYPRILRQAFALYLHKGLVVFSRPEPTNPMTIRTMPTPASWRDRIARRLVLWNFSKIRKGTLRMDLPDGNRHIFGGHEPGPSCTMRIADPRFFWNLLKGEDVALGETYTKGLWSTDDLPRLMELLVMNMDRMAYLENLGRLGRILHRSLVLAKKVIPANTRTGSRANIKAHYDLSNDFFRLFLDPTVTYSCAVFDDLPRRLSSPSPITDQELQRAQERKFQMIAESLNIPLGGEILEIGCGWGGLACYLAANSSCRVRSVTISQQQYDHVRELVHRRGLQDRIHVLLEDYRNLRGQYDALISIEMLEAVGHAYHPRFFEAVDSLLKPGGKACIQTITILDQRYDIYRQTQDWISTHIFPGGLLPSLSRITQVLARNTSLVVADVRDIGPHYALTLKAWRERFTANWERIAALGFDQSFRRTWEYYFAMCEAAFAQRHIRDLQIVLDRPKYL; this is encoded by the coding sequence ATGAACTCCCGCATTATCCCCGCCACCGTGGCCCACAAACGCCTTGCCCCAAAAAACCATGCCTTTGAGTATACCTATCTTTGTATGCTTCTGGATGTGGATGAGTTGGATGAACTGGACCGCTCCAGTCGGCTCTTCGGCCTGAACCGATCCCGGGTCGTTGCCGTTCACAATACCGACTATCTTACCGCCGGATCGGATTCCATTCGATCCAAACTGTCGGCCTTTCTCGCCGCGAACCATCTCGAAATTTCCCTCCCGCGGTGCCGTATCATGCTGCTCACAGCGGCACGCATCTTCGGCCATGTTTTCAATCCGGTCAGTTTCTACTTCTGCTTCAATCCGGACGGTAATCTTGAACTCTGCATCGTCGAGGTGAACAACACGTTCGGAGAAAAGCATGTCTACCTGCTTTCCCGATCTGACGAAGCTGGTGGATTTCCGGCTACCTACCGTTCCGCCAAGGCCTTTCATGTGTCCCCGTTTTTCAACATGGACGGCGAGTATGTCTTTCGCTTCGGAGATATCCGCGAAGAACTGAACATATCCGTGACGTTGCTCCATCAGGGTCGGCCCGTGCTGGAAGCCGGCCTGCGACAACGTGCGCCGGCCCGGGAACTGACGGATGCTGCCCTGCTGGCCGCCTGGATCAGACACCCCTTGGCCCCGAACCTGACCTATCCGCGCATTCTGCGTCAGGCCTTTGCCCTGTATCTGCACAAGGGGCTGGTCGTCTTTTCCCGACCCGAACCAACCAATCCCATGACCATTCGAACCATGCCGACACCTGCATCATGGCGAGACCGCATTGCCCGGCGCCTGGTCCTTTGGAACTTCAGCAAAATACGTAAAGGGACGCTCCGGATGGACCTTCCCGACGGCAACCGGCACATCTTCGGCGGCCATGAGCCCGGCCCCTCATGCACCATGCGTATCGCTGACCCACGATTTTTTTGGAATCTGTTGAAGGGAGAAGACGTCGCCTTGGGCGAAACCTATACCAAAGGACTCTGGTCCACGGACGATTTGCCCCGACTGATGGAACTGCTGGTCATGAATATGGACCGGATGGCCTATCTGGAAAACCTGGGGCGTCTTGGTCGCATCCTGCACCGAAGCCTCGTGCTGGCCAAAAAAGTGATCCCTGCCAATACCCGAACCGGCAGTCGGGCCAACATCAAGGCCCATTACGACCTGTCCAACGATTTTTTCCGGTTGTTTCTCGATCCGACGGTAACCTACTCTTGCGCCGTCTTTGATGATCTGCCGAGACGACTTTCCAGTCCCTCGCCCATCACAGATCAGGAGTTGCAACGGGCTCAGGAACGAAAATTCCAGATGATCGCCGAATCCCTGAATATCCCTCTTGGCGGGGAAATCCTGGAAATCGGCTGCGGCTGGGGCGGACTTGCCTGTTACCTGGCCGCGAATTCTTCCTGCAGGGTCCGGTCCGTAACCATATCCCAACAACAATATGACCATGTTCGCGAACTGGTCCACAGGCGCGGCCTGCAGGACCGGATCCATGTCCTGCTGGAAGACTATCGCAACCTCCGGGGACAGTACGATGCACTGATCTCCATCGAGATGCTGGAGGCCGTTGGTCACGCCTATCATCCACGGTTCTTCGAGGCCGTGGACAGCCTGCTCAAGCCTGGGGGCAAGGCCTGCATCCAGACCATCACCATTCTGGATCAACGCTACGATATCTACCGCCAGACCCAGGACTGGATCAGCACCCATATTTTTCCCGGTGGCCTGTTGCCATCCTTGAGCAGGATCACCCAGGTTCTCGCCCGGAATACATCCCTGGTGGTGGCGGATGTCCGGGACATCGGCCCACACTACGCACTGACGCTGAAAGCGTGGCGGGAGCGATTCACAGCCAACTGGGAACGGATCGCGGCTTTGGGTTTTGATCAGTCTTTTCGCCGCACCTGGGAATACTACTTCGCCATGTGCGAAGCCGCTTTTGCCCAACGTCACATCCGGGATCTGCAGATCGTCCTGGATCGGCCAAAATACCTCTAG